AAGGTTGATGCCTTCTTTGCGCGCTTGTTCCAGTAGGTCGCGCTCGACGGTCACGCTGACATTTTGCTTGTTTCGCTGTTTAGTTGCAGTAACAGGCATGACGTCCCCCTCCTGTGTATAGATGTGTGTAGTATACGCAGGTGTTTGCATGCCATCTAGCCAAAATTTGTACAATAACAATACGTGGCGGAGAAAAAGAATTGCCCGCTTAGCGGGCAATATCTTTATCAATGTTGTTATCTCGCGACGATAAAGCGCTTATCGTCGTCGATATAACTCTTTTCATCAGCGGCGGCGACAATCGAGCCAAAATTCATCTCTGCGCGCAGCTTCCAGCTTTCCGGGATCTGCCACGCGGCGCGAACATCGAGATCAATTAACGGGTTATAGTGCTGCAGATTCGCGCCGATGCTCTTTTCCGCTAGCGCCAGCCACACCGCGTACTGGGCAATACCGCTGCTCTGTTCTGACCAGACGGGGAAATTATCGGCATAAGCGATGTACTGACGTTGCATGTGAGTGACCACTTCCTGATCTTCAAAAAACAGCACGGAACCAGCGGCGGCGGCAAAACCGTCGAGTTTATCAGAGGTGGCGTGAAAGCTCTCTGCCGGGATCACTTTACGCAACTGATCGCGCACCATCTCCCAGAAACGATCGTGCTCTTTACCGAGCAGGATCAGCGCGCGCGAACTTTGCGAGTTAAACGCCGACGGCGCCTGGCGGATGGCCTCTTTAATGATTTCTACCACCTCATCTTCGGCGATGGGTAAATCTTTGCCGAGGGTATAAATGGTTCTGCGCGCTTTGGCGAGCGAGAGGAAGTCGTCCACTGCAATATGGGCAATCCTCGGTTTTAACTCCGCTTCCAGCAATGCCTGGGGCTTGATGGCCGGTGGAGCGTCATCGGTGCGGGCGAGCGTTGATTTTAATATTTGCTGAAACGGATCCATCAGGTGCGGCTCCTGTGATGAGCGTCAGTGGGGTTAAAAGTGTCATTATCAGAGCATAGGCCAGAGCATTTCCATCCTTCAAATAGATGAAAGAAAGCGTGGTATTTGGCGCAAAAAAAAAGATGTATCACTGCACCCATATCGTGATGATGTGAAAAGGACAAGGCGGTTGAGATAATCCTGAATCTCACATTCCTCAATTATGTGATAGATTTTCATCTTGCAGGCGGAATAAGCTCAATAATACTCAACAATAATCGGAATGCGTTAATTCATCTTTATATCCAGTCATTGTTTCGAATAAAAAATATCAATGACGAAAATCGGCGAAGTAAAAATATATTAACCGGGAAATTCAAAAAGAGGATTAATTTAACTTAAGGTAAATTGACTTATTTGGACAGGCCTTCTCTATGATTTTAATGGAATAAAGTATCCCATAAATCAATCGCGCGTTCTGGCCACGTTGCCGCGAGATAAATAATAAGCCGCATGAAAAAGCCTGATGAAATCGTGTACAGTGTAGTTATTATTACTTCTGGTGATAAAAGATCTTGTAAGCAGGCGTAAAACCGGCTCTCTGAGATAAGAGTGTGGGTAAAAAAACGCCCCAAAATGCGCGTTAATCTTATTCACTTTCATCGGGTTAGCGCGCACCTTAGCGAATTAGATAGATGTATTTTTGTGGTGAATATTTCTTGCCTTCACCACGCTGACCAGGCAAGTTGTTGCGCGCATAGCGGGCCATGCGGAACAGAAACCATGAATAATGAAAAAAAACGGCTGGATCACCGGGAAGAAGATGCGAAACATCTCTTCGAATTGCTGCACAACAATTCTGACTGGGTGTGGGAAGTCGACGCGCAGGGACGCTATACGTGGTCTTCCGATGTCGTCACGGAATTGCTCGGCGTACCACCCAGCGAGGTGATTGGCAAAACCCCTTTTGATTTTATGCCGCCGGGCGAAGCTGAACGCGTGGCGGGCGCGTTTGGTGCCATTGTGGCGCAGAAGCGTGCGTTTTCTGGCCTGGTCAACCGTAATCAGCGCGCCGATGGCAGCATCGTGGTGCTGGAAACCAGCGGCATCCCACTGTTTGATGAGCAGGGCGAGCTGCGCGGTTATCGCGGCATTGATCGCAATATCTCCAACCTGGGCGAGCGGGTGCTGCAACTGGAGACCATTTACGAAACCACGCCGGTGGCGCTGTGCATGATTGATCGCCACGGGCGTCTGGTGATGTCCAACAAGGCGATGGCGAAATTGCTGGGTGAGGCGCTGGAAACGGAGGATCGCTTTCAGCGTTTAATGCCCGATTACTGGCCCTTTTTCCTGGCGGATTTCGCGCTGGCGGATAAGGGCGAGGCGCTGCCGTCTCGTGAGTTGGGCTGGCGCGATCGCTGTTACGATATTCAGGCGGTACCGGTACATGATGCCATGGAGATGGTGGTGGGGTTGTCGGTCACGTGGGTCGATATCACTGAACGTCGCCAGGCGGAGCACAAGCTCGCCAGCGCAAATAAAATATTACAACAGTACGCGCAACACGATCACCTGACCGGGTTGTTTAACCGGCGCTATATGGATGAGTGTCTGCTGAGCGAGATCTCCCGCGCCTTGCAGGATGATTTCCCGCTGTCGGTGTGTCTGGCGGATATCGACTATTTTAAAAACTACAACGATACCCAGGGACATCAGGCCGGGGACGATTGTCTGCGCCTGGTGGCCCGCACGCTCACCGCTTCCCCCTTGCGCAGCGGCGATAACGTCAGCCGTTACGGTGGTGAAGAGTTTCTGATTATCCTGCCGGGGACAAACCTGATGCAGGCGATGAATGTCGCCGAAGATGTGCGTGGCAATATCAACGCACTTAGTGTGCCGCACGCGGCCAGCCCGACCGGTTTTTTGACCATCAGCATCGGCGTGGCTACATTGCAGGCCGGGCAAGTGCACTTTGGTAAACCGCTGCATATGATTGCCAGCGGTCTTATTCACCGGGCCGATACGGCTCTGTATGCCGCGAAAAAACAGGGCCGCAACCAGGTGGTATCCGCGTGGGACAGCCCGTTAACGTCGCAGGGAGCCTGATGGCTCCCCGATTGATGTGATTACGCCAGCGCGTTTTTCCAGTCGGCAATCAGATCGTGTTCATCTTCAATACCCACCGACAGGCGGATCAACTGCGGTGTGATGCCGTTTGCCAGCCGCTGTTCAAGCGGAATTGACGCATGAGTCATGCTAAACGGCTGGCTGACCAGGCTCTCCACACCGCCAAGGCTCTCCGCCAGCGTAAACAGTTTCAGCTTATTGATAATATCTGTCGCCCGCGCATCGTCGCCTTTGATGACCACTGAAATCATGCCGCCCGGCAGCGCCATCTGCCTGCGCGCCAGCTGATATTGCGGGTGCGATTCCAGCCACGGGAACCACACTTTCTCGACCTGCGGTTGCTGTTCCAGCCAACGGGCGAGGGCCAGCGCGTTGCTGCTGTGGCGTTCCACGCGCAGGGAAAGTGTGCGAATACCGCGCAACGTGAGGAAACTGCTGAACGGATCGAGCACCCCGCCGACGGCGTTTTGCAGATAACCGAGTTTTTCGGCCAGTGCCGGGTTATCACCGACCACGGCCAAACCGGCAACTACATCCGAGTGCCCGTTCAGGTATTTCGTGGCCGAGTGCACCACGATATCAAACCCTAACTCCAGCGGGCGGTGGATAACCGGCGACGCGAAAGTGTTATCCGCCACGCTGAGAATATTGTGACGTTTGGCGATAGCGGCAATCGCCGCCAGATCCGCCAGCTTCAGCAGCGGGTTAGTTGGCGTTTCTACCCAGATCATTCGTGTGTCGGGACGAATAGCGGCTTCGAGGCCAGCGAGATCGTCTGGTTTTACCCAGCTCACTTGTAATCCGGCGCTGCGGCGACGCACATTTTCAATCAGGCGATAGGTGCCGCCGTACACATCATCAATCGCCACCAGATGGCTGTCTTTATCCAGCAGTTCCAGCACCGTGGAGATGCTGGCGAGGCCGGAAGCAAATGCATAACCGCGCGTGCCGCCTTCCAGTTCGGCAATCGCCGTTTCCAGCGCATGGCGCGTCGGGTTGCCGCTGCGCGAATATTCGTAGCCGGTGTGTTGCCCCGGCGCAGGCTGTGCGAAGGTGGAGGTGGCGTAAATCGGCGGCATCACCGCGCCGTGTTGGTCGTTGAATGCGCCGCTGTGGACGCTCTGCGTTGCCAGTGTTTTCATTTTATTTCCCTTATTGTTCAAGACGGTTGCGCCAGGTGGTCAGTACATCGCTGCGGGTTATCAGGCCGATAAAGCGGCCGTTGTCGGCGATCACCGCCACCAGGCCGCGATCAAAAATGGCGTACAGCGCGCTTTCCGGCGCGTATTTATCGAGGATTTCCACGTTGCGGGTCATCGCCGCTTTTACCGGCAACGCGAAACGCGCACTGTCGCCGCGCACGTGGCTTATCAGATCCCATTCGTCGACAATCCCCACCACCTGGCCGTTTTCCAGCACCGGCAGTTGCGAAATATCGTACAGACGCATGCGCGCCAGCACGGCGGCGAGGCTATCCTCTGGCGCAGCGGTGACGGTTGCTCCTTCGTCGTGGCGCAGGGCGATAAAATCCGTGAGATCACCGCTGGAAGGGCGGCTCAGCAACCCTTGCTGGCGCATCCAGTCATCGTTGAACATTTTCGACAGGTATTTGTTGCCGCTATCGCAGGCGAACGTCACCACCCGTTTCGGCGTGGTTTGCGCCTGGCAGTAACGCAGGGCCGCGCTGAGCAGCGTCCCGGTGGACGATCCTGCTAAAATTCCTTCCTGTTGCAGCAATTCTCTGGCGGTGGCGAAGGCTTCGCGATCGGTCACGCGGAAGGCTTTGCGCACGCCGTCGATGTGTGCCAGCGGTGGAATAAAATCTTCACCGATGCCTTCAACCAGCCAGGAGCCGGGCGTGCTGTAGCGGCCATGCTCCACCTGATCGGCGAGGATCGAACCGGCGGGATCGGCCAGCACAAACTCGGTGTGCGGCGAGTGCTCAGCAAACCAGGCTTGCAGCCCGCCAAGTGTGCCGCCAGAACCCACGCCAACGACGATGGCGTCGATGTTGCCGTCCAGTTGTTTAAAGAGTTCGGGCGCGGTCGTCGACGTGTGCGCCAGCGGGTTGGCGTCGTTATTGAACTGGTCGATGTAAAACGCACCCGGCGTCTCTTGCGCCAGGCGGCGCGCGTAATCCTGATAGTAAGCCGGATGGCCTTTGTTCACGTCTGAACGGGTGAGCACCACTTTTGCGCCCAGTGCGCGCAAGTGGAAAATCTTCTCGCGGCTCATTTTGTCTGGCACCACCAGCACCAGTGAATAACCCTTTTGCGCAGCGATCAGCGCTAATCCCAGACCGGTATTACCGGCAGTGGCTTCAATAATTGTCCCGCCTGGGGCGAGTAAACCACGGCGTTCGGCTTCGTTAATCATCGACAGCGCGACGCGGTCTTTAATCGAGCCGCCAGGGTTCTGGTTTTCCAGTTTGAGAAATAATTCGCATGGCCCGCTCGCCAGTTTATGTAACTGCAACAGCGGTGTTTGACCGATCAATTCGGTTACTGAATGGAAGACTGACATTGTGGATTCACCCGTAAAGATTCGTAATGTGCGGATGATAGGTCTGTCATTTTGCCTGTTTAAAGAACCTTTATTCGGCGTTTAGAACGAATAGAAATATAAACCGCTATTTAGCCGTCAGGATGGCGAGCCATACAGTCGTCCGGATGGATTGATAGCCAGCAAAGCGGGTTTTTACGCTGATTTCACGCACTTTTCCCCTCAGGTTCGTCGCAGTTATGCAATTTCCGGCAATGCAATGCGAAATAAAATCTTATTGTCAAAACGCCTGTTCCGCCGCTGTTATCCTGTTTAGTTATAAGTAATGTCCATTTGGTTATTTGAATTATAACTGCGGCTGATTATTATCGTCTGGACATCCATACCGCTAAACTGCCATACGGAAACACCAACGCATGATCGTCCTCAGGAATATCTCCAAGATTTTCGACCAGGGAAAGGCATCGATTACCGCCGTCGACAGCGTCAATCTGACGGTTGAGCAGGGGCAGATTTACGGCATTATCGGCTACAGCGGCGCCGGGAAAAGTACGTTGATTCGCTTGCTGAATGGGCTGGAAAAACCCACTTCCGGCAGCGTGGTGATTAATGGCCAGGACATCGCCGCCGCGCGCGGGGAAACGTTGCGCCAGGCACGGCTGAAGATCAGCATGGTCTTTCAGCACTTCAATTTATTGTGGTCGCGCACGGTGAGCGAAAACATCGCGTTTTCGATGCAAATTGCCGGTGCGCCAAAAGCGCAGATTAACGCCCGCGTAGCGGAACTGATTGAGCTGGTGGGGCTGAAAGGGCGCGAAAAGGCTTACCCGTCGCAGCTGAGTGGCGGGCAGAAACAGCGTGTTGGCATTGCCCGCGCGCTGGCGAATAACCCGGATGTGCTGCTGTGCGATGAAGCCACCTCGGCGCTGGATCCGCAAACCACCGATCAGATCCTCGATTTGCTGCTCGATATTAATCGCCGTTTCAAACTGACCATTGTGTTGATCACCCATGAAATGCATGTGGTACGCAAGATTTGCGACCGCGTGGCGGTGATGGAGAACGGCAAAGTGGTGGAGGAGGGCGATGTGCTGAGCGTCTTTACCCATCCGCAGCAACCGATCACCAAACAGTTTGTGCGCCAGGTGAGCCAGTATAAAGAAGAAGAGGCGTTCAACCCGGAGCTGAACAGCGAGCTGGACGGTACGGTTATTAAATTGACCTTTACCGGCCACAGCACGCACCAGCCGATCGTCGGCGAACTGACGTTGCGCTATGGCCTGCCGTTTAACATTTTGCACGGCAAGATGTCGCAAACCGCGCACGGCGTATTTGGACAATTATGGGTGAACGTGAAGGCGACCCCGGAACAACTGAACAATATCCTTGCAGACCTGAGCAAAACGGATATTGAAAGCGAGGTCGTGACACATGGCTGATTCCCTCTTTCCGCACCTGAAATGGGCGCAACTCTGGGCGGCAACGCAAGAGACACTGTATATGACAGCGCTGTCGGGCGCGGCGACCTTTGTTCTGGGGATTGTGCTCGGTCTGGCGCTGTTTCTTACCTCGCGCGGCGGCCTTTTCCAGAACCGTACGTTGTACAGCGTGATTTCGATTGTGGTGAACGTCTTCCGTTCTATTCCGTTCATCATTTTGATTGTGCTGCTGATCCCGTTTACCAAAACCCTTGTTGGCACCATTCTTGGCGCAAACGCCGCGCTGCCTGCGCTAATCGTCGGTGCAGCGCCGTTTTATGCGCGGCTGGTCGAGATTGCGCTGCGCGAAGTGGATAAAGGGGTGATTGAGGCGACGCGTTCGATGGGCGCGCGGTTGAGCACACTGGTATTTCGGGTGTTACTGCCCGAATCATCACCCGCGCTGGTGTCCGGCATTACCGTGACGTTGATTGCGCTGGTGAGCTACAGCGCCATGGCCGGGGTTATCGGCGCTGGCGGGTTGGGCAATCTTGCTTATCTGGAAGGATTCCAGCGGAACCATAACGACGTCACGCTGGTGGCGACGGTGACTATTCTTATCATCGTCTTCATTATCCAGTTCTGCGGCGACGTCATTACTTCTCTGTTAGATAAACGATAATTATTGGAAACCAACATCATGAAAAAAACACTGACACTGATTGCCGCAGCCACCCTCAGCGTGCTGAGCTTCTCCTCCTGGGCGGATACGCTGACCGTGGGCGCGTCAAACGTGCCGCACGCCGAAATCCTTGAGCAGGCGAAACCGATTCTGGCGAAACAGGGAATTGATCTGGAAATTAAACCGTTCCAGGACTACATCCTGCCGAACACGGCGCTGGCCAGCCGTGAACTGGATGCCAACTACTTCCAGCACATTCCGTATCTGAATAGCGTTATCAAAGACCACGCGGGCGACAAAACCTATGATTTCGTCAGCGCAGGCGCCATTCATATTGAGCCGATTGGTATTTACTCCAAAAAATACAAATCGCTGAAAGATCTGCCACAGGGCGGCAAAATCATCATGCGTGATGCGGTATCTGAAGAGGGGCGCATTCTCTCTATCTTCGAAAAAGAGGGCGTGATCAAGCTGAAACCGGGCATCGACAAAGTGACGGCGCGTATCGATGACATCGTTGATAACCCGAAAAAACTGCAGTTCCTGCCGAACGTGGAAGCGGCGCTGCTGCCGCAGATGTACAACAACGATGAAGGCGATGCCGTGGTGATCAACGCCAACTACGCAATTGATGCCGGTCTGGATCCGGTTCACGATCCGATCGCGGTGGAAAGCGGTGAAAACAACCCGTATGCCAACATCATCACTGTGCACCGTGGCGACGAGAAGAAAAAAGATATCGTGGCGCTGGTGAACGTGCTGCACTCCAAAGAGATTCAGGACTGGATCCGCACCAAATATAAAGGCGCGGTGATCCCGGTTAACAACTGATTTTCCCCTTCTGCGCGGCCTTGCTGGCCGCGCAATGCTCTGCTGCTTTCCCGCCTTTGACTTTCGCTG
This genomic interval from Kosakonia sacchari SP1 contains the following:
- a CDS encoding nitroreductase family protein, with translation MDPFQQILKSTLARTDDAPPAIKPQALLEAELKPRIAHIAVDDFLSLAKARRTIYTLGKDLPIAEDEVVEIIKEAIRQAPSAFNSQSSRALILLGKEHDRFWEMVRDQLRKVIPAESFHATSDKLDGFAAAAGSVLFFEDQEVVTHMQRQYIAYADNFPVWSEQSSGIAQYAVWLALAEKSIGANLQHYNPLIDLDVRAAWQIPESWKLRAEMNFGSIVAAADEKSYIDDDKRFIVAR
- a CDS encoding sensor domain-containing diguanylate cyclase, coding for MNNEKKRLDHREEDAKHLFELLHNNSDWVWEVDAQGRYTWSSDVVTELLGVPPSEVIGKTPFDFMPPGEAERVAGAFGAIVAQKRAFSGLVNRNQRADGSIVVLETSGIPLFDEQGELRGYRGIDRNISNLGERVLQLETIYETTPVALCMIDRHGRLVMSNKAMAKLLGEALETEDRFQRLMPDYWPFFLADFALADKGEALPSRELGWRDRCYDIQAVPVHDAMEMVVGLSVTWVDITERRQAEHKLASANKILQQYAQHDHLTGLFNRRYMDECLLSEISRALQDDFPLSVCLADIDYFKNYNDTQGHQAGDDCLRLVARTLTASPLRSGDNVSRYGGEEFLIILPGTNLMQAMNVAEDVRGNINALSVPHAASPTGFLTISIGVATLQAGQVHFGKPLHMIASGLIHRADTALYAAKKQGRNQVVSAWDSPLTSQGA
- a CDS encoding MetQ/NlpA family ABC transporter substrate-binding protein, with product MKKTLTLIAAATLSVLSFSSWADTLTVGASNVPHAEILEQAKPILAKQGIDLEIKPFQDYILPNTALASRELDANYFQHIPYLNSVIKDHAGDKTYDFVSAGAIHIEPIGIYSKKYKSLKDLPQGGKIIMRDAVSEEGRILSIFEKEGVIKLKPGIDKVTARIDDIVDNPKKLQFLPNVEAALLPQMYNNDEGDAVVINANYAIDAGLDPVHDPIAVESGENNPYANIITVHRGDEKKKDIVALVNVLHSKEIQDWIRTKYKGAVIPVNN
- a CDS encoding pyridoxal-phosphate dependent enzyme, producing MSVFHSVTELIGQTPLLQLHKLASGPCELFLKLENQNPGGSIKDRVALSMINEAERRGLLAPGGTIIEATAGNTGLGLALIAAQKGYSLVLVVPDKMSREKIFHLRALGAKVVLTRSDVNKGHPAYYQDYARRLAQETPGAFYIDQFNNDANPLAHTSTTAPELFKQLDGNIDAIVVGVGSGGTLGGLQAWFAEHSPHTEFVLADPAGSILADQVEHGRYSTPGSWLVEGIGEDFIPPLAHIDGVRKAFRVTDREAFATARELLQQEGILAGSSTGTLLSAALRYCQAQTTPKRVVTFACDSGNKYLSKMFNDDWMRQQGLLSRPSSGDLTDFIALRHDEGATVTAAPEDSLAAVLARMRLYDISQLPVLENGQVVGIVDEWDLISHVRGDSARFALPVKAAMTRNVEILDKYAPESALYAIFDRGLVAVIADNGRFIGLITRSDVLTTWRNRLEQ
- a CDS encoding trans-sulfuration enzyme family protein — translated: MKTLATQSVHSGAFNDQHGAVMPPIYATSTFAQPAPGQHTGYEYSRSGNPTRHALETAIAELEGGTRGYAFASGLASISTVLELLDKDSHLVAIDDVYGGTYRLIENVRRRSAGLQVSWVKPDDLAGLEAAIRPDTRMIWVETPTNPLLKLADLAAIAAIAKRHNILSVADNTFASPVIHRPLELGFDIVVHSATKYLNGHSDVVAGLAVVGDNPALAEKLGYLQNAVGGVLDPFSSFLTLRGIRTLSLRVERHSSNALALARWLEQQPQVEKVWFPWLESHPQYQLARRQMALPGGMISVVIKGDDARATDIINKLKLFTLAESLGGVESLVSQPFSMTHASIPLEQRLANGITPQLIRLSVGIEDEHDLIADWKNALA
- a CDS encoding methionine ABC transporter ATP-binding protein, which translates into the protein MIVLRNISKIFDQGKASITAVDSVNLTVEQGQIYGIIGYSGAGKSTLIRLLNGLEKPTSGSVVINGQDIAAARGETLRQARLKISMVFQHFNLLWSRTVSENIAFSMQIAGAPKAQINARVAELIELVGLKGREKAYPSQLSGGQKQRVGIARALANNPDVLLCDEATSALDPQTTDQILDLLLDINRRFKLTIVLITHEMHVVRKICDRVAVMENGKVVEEGDVLSVFTHPQQPITKQFVRQVSQYKEEEAFNPELNSELDGTVIKLTFTGHSTHQPIVGELTLRYGLPFNILHGKMSQTAHGVFGQLWVNVKATPEQLNNILADLSKTDIESEVVTHG
- a CDS encoding methionine ABC transporter permease, with the protein product MADSLFPHLKWAQLWAATQETLYMTALSGAATFVLGIVLGLALFLTSRGGLFQNRTLYSVISIVVNVFRSIPFIILIVLLIPFTKTLVGTILGANAALPALIVGAAPFYARLVEIALREVDKGVIEATRSMGARLSTLVFRVLLPESSPALVSGITVTLIALVSYSAMAGVIGAGGLGNLAYLEGFQRNHNDVTLVATVTILIIVFIIQFCGDVITSLLDKR